One window of Cohnella hashimotonis genomic DNA carries:
- a CDS encoding carbohydrate ABC transporter permease → MYYKSRKYRLFYICNFAFLLVASIACVLPLIHILAVSFSAKEPANAQAVGLWPIGFNTDAYKQTFSNPNFLESIVVSIERVLLGTIIGMAVTILTAYPLSKMNARFRGRTMYTWFFVFTMLFNGGLIPTYMVIQKMHLMNSIWALVLPGAVSAWNMVLLLNFFKTVPRELEEAALIDGANHIKTLWYIYLPISMPSLATLSLFTMVAHWNSWFDGMIYLTDAQKWPLSTLLQTIVVTEDFSKINMRPEDVKLISNETVKASQIFIGAIPILLVYPFLQKYFVKGMVLGAVKE, encoded by the coding sequence ATGTATTATAAATCCAGAAAATATCGCCTTTTCTATATTTGCAACTTCGCTTTTCTGCTTGTCGCCTCCATCGCCTGCGTGCTGCCGCTCATCCATATCCTCGCAGTCTCGTTCAGCGCCAAGGAACCGGCCAACGCGCAGGCGGTCGGCCTGTGGCCGATCGGCTTCAACACCGACGCGTACAAGCAGACGTTCTCGAATCCGAACTTCCTGGAGTCGATCGTCGTATCGATCGAGCGGGTGCTGCTGGGTACCATCATCGGCATGGCCGTCACGATCCTGACCGCCTACCCGCTGTCCAAGATGAACGCGCGGTTTCGCGGCCGGACGATGTACACCTGGTTTTTCGTCTTTACGATGCTGTTCAACGGCGGTCTCATCCCGACTTATATGGTCATTCAGAAGATGCATCTCATGAACTCCATCTGGGCGCTCGTGCTGCCCGGTGCGGTATCGGCGTGGAACATGGTGCTGCTGCTTAATTTCTTCAAGACGGTGCCCCGGGAGCTGGAGGAAGCGGCGCTCATCGACGGAGCCAACCACATCAAGACGCTGTGGTACATTTATTTGCCGATATCGATGCCCTCGCTCGCGACGCTCTCGCTCTTCACGATGGTGGCCCACTGGAACTCCTGGTTCGACGGCATGATCTACCTCACCGACGCGCAAAAATGGCCGCTCAGCACGCTGCTGCAGACGATCGTCGTCACCGAGGACTTCAGCAAGATCAATATGCGGCCGGAGGACGTCAAGCTCATCTCCAACGAAACCGTCAAAGCCTCGCAAATCTTCATCGGCGCGATTCCGATCCTGCTGGTCTACCCGTTTCTGCAAAAGTACTTCGTGAAGGGGATGGTGCTGGGGGCGGTTAAGGAGTGA
- a CDS encoding Lrp/AsnC family transcriptional regulator, with product MDHIDSKILTLLHDNARISISEMSRTIAMSQPAVTERVRKLEEQGIITGYRVQLSPHKLGKHTTAFVLFKTNKCPDLTAFCESSPDIVELYRISGEYNFLMKIVTETTESLASLLDECNAFGFSSILVVLSTAFEDKNIAEVGPTYP from the coding sequence ATGGACCATATCGATTCCAAAATCTTGACGCTCTTGCACGACAATGCCAGAATATCGATCTCCGAAATGAGCAGAACGATCGCCATGTCGCAGCCTGCCGTTACGGAACGGGTTCGAAAGCTCGAGGAGCAGGGGATTATCACGGGTTACCGCGTGCAGCTATCTCCGCACAAGCTTGGGAAGCATACGACTGCCTTCGTGTTGTTTAAAACGAACAAATGCCCCGACTTGACCGCGTTCTGCGAATCTTCGCCTGATATCGTGGAGCTTTACAGAATCAGCGGTGAGTACAATTTTCTGATGAAAATCGTTACGGAAACGACGGAATCGTTAGCCAGCTTGCTGGACGAATGCAATGCCTTTGGCTTTTCGTCTATTCTGGTCGTGCTCTCCACGGCGTTCGAGGATAAAAATATCGCGGAGGTCGGCCCCACTTATCCTTGA
- a CDS encoding GH39 family glycosyl hydrolase produces MKIRIKALLSCLIAASVAVGAVSLPAPADAAYQVTVDASVQSDTLLDTFNTLNSWFYKSDWTSAASGQPNGYFADNYPFVQYVRLFAATGGCYAGYANCNDRDLFVDPANASTMTDYKFDDLKAAIQNVLNKGLKPYIVTGNVPLKYSTAPNIGGFNVNTRPPADYTVYYNYIKALANSLVSQFGVQEMKSWRWGVLSEYENSDWFWDGTGSPNAAASRTAYFKLYDYTVAALQDAVGAGNLVVGAHAMAVTPGLWDPRDLIDHCASGTNYKTGGTGTQINFITASYYDQSPGNYTANSLPAVIASLRDRAITQGLTNLQVGVDEGWFLTDSGGKDLYSRSTGTGYQGAYLAKKIKETVDNGIDWFSVWALNANGVWGGASVPTISTNVISLAHKLAGDRRAGLSIGGSATNAGNYIDGYAGYNDATKTLRIFLHNYNPNPAATSGETFTLGINQIAPVAGSTVNVRSWTVDDTHANYWPQWWSDKGSTLSSADYGGWSPQTVEASATLTNAAARTYWNSRLGAYQTLAALTASSTSAVTVSGNAISLSPALNRHGVVLYEITNVTSLSNTVTATDEVNDYTKMDSHSAGLFFDSLNVSALGDTRRLARTGTGTTPEYVVYRYDNAKGMALTGLFDTSAEPISNFKVYSSPSGAAGTWTLQSGYTTADTPINGNLWTKRDYNWASLPAGTNYIKIEFPTGGTLNWNPQLSRVSVRYTPTADTDHLNDWSKAATHSAGLAFDTSNASALGDASRAMRTGTSGSPAEYITYHRSHVNELQAVGLFATDQEAIRDFSFYASRDGQVWLPVRADYADAPINGGLWTERTYRLPPERIPSGTNYVKVEYPVGGSLSWNPQLSQVTITQ; encoded by the coding sequence ATGAAAATCCGGATAAAAGCCTTATTAAGCTGCCTGATCGCCGCCTCCGTCGCAGTTGGCGCCGTCTCGCTGCCTGCACCCGCCGATGCGGCTTACCAAGTCACGGTGGACGCGTCGGTTCAAAGCGATACGCTGCTCGACACCTTTAACACGCTCAACAGCTGGTTTTACAAAAGCGACTGGACTTCCGCCGCGTCCGGCCAGCCCAACGGCTATTTTGCCGACAACTATCCGTTCGTTCAATACGTTCGCCTGTTCGCGGCGACGGGCGGCTGCTACGCGGGATACGCGAACTGCAACGACCGGGACTTGTTCGTGGATCCGGCCAACGCGTCGACGATGACCGACTACAAGTTCGACGACTTGAAAGCGGCGATCCAGAACGTGCTGAACAAGGGGCTGAAGCCTTATATCGTTACCGGCAATGTGCCGCTCAAGTATTCGACGGCGCCGAATATCGGCGGCTTTAACGTCAACACGAGGCCGCCGGCCGACTATACGGTCTACTACAACTACATCAAGGCGCTGGCGAATTCGCTGGTCTCGCAGTTCGGCGTGCAGGAGATGAAGTCGTGGCGTTGGGGCGTGCTGTCGGAGTACGAGAATTCCGATTGGTTCTGGGACGGGACCGGCTCGCCGAACGCGGCGGCTTCCCGCACGGCGTACTTCAAGCTGTACGACTACACGGTCGCGGCGCTTCAGGATGCCGTCGGGGCCGGCAACTTGGTCGTCGGCGCGCACGCGATGGCCGTGACGCCGGGCTTGTGGGATCCCCGGGACCTGATCGATCACTGCGCGAGCGGGACGAATTACAAGACAGGAGGCACCGGCACGCAAATTAATTTCATCACCGCATCCTATTACGACCAGTCGCCCGGCAATTATACCGCCAACTCGCTGCCGGCCGTCATCGCAAGCTTGCGCGATCGCGCGATAACGCAGGGTCTGACGAATCTGCAGGTCGGCGTGGACGAAGGCTGGTTTCTGACGGACAGCGGCGGCAAGGACTTGTATTCGCGGTCGACGGGAACGGGGTATCAAGGCGCGTATCTGGCCAAAAAAATCAAAGAGACCGTGGACAACGGCATCGATTGGTTTTCGGTGTGGGCGCTCAATGCGAACGGCGTATGGGGCGGCGCGAGCGTTCCCACCATTTCGACCAACGTCATCTCGCTCGCGCACAAGCTGGCGGGCGACCGGAGAGCCGGTCTGTCGATCGGCGGCAGCGCGACGAACGCCGGCAATTACATCGACGGGTATGCCGGCTACAACGACGCGACCAAGACGCTGCGCATCTTTTTGCACAATTATAATCCGAATCCGGCGGCGACGAGCGGAGAGACGTTCACGCTCGGCATCAACCAGATCGCGCCTGTCGCGGGCAGCACCGTTAACGTGCGGAGCTGGACCGTGGACGACACCCATGCGAACTATTGGCCGCAGTGGTGGAGCGACAAGGGCTCGACGCTGTCGTCGGCCGACTACGGCGGATGGTCGCCGCAGACGGTCGAGGCTTCGGCGACGCTGACGAACGCAGCCGCGAGAACGTATTGGAACAGCAGGCTCGGCGCCTATCAGACGCTGGCGGCGTTGACCGCTTCTTCGACCTCGGCCGTCACGGTTTCAGGCAATGCCATCTCGTTGTCGCCTGCGCTGAACCGGCATGGCGTCGTCCTGTACGAGATTACGAACGTAACGAGTCTCTCCAATACCGTCACGGCGACGGACGAAGTCAACGATTATACGAAAATGGATAGCCATAGCGCGGGCCTGTTTTTCGACAGCTTAAACGTCTCCGCGCTTGGAGATACGAGGCGGCTGGCGCGGACGGGAACGGGGACGACGCCGGAGTATGTCGTCTATCGGTACGACAATGCCAAAGGCATGGCGTTGACGGGATTGTTCGATACGTCCGCGGAGCCGATCAGCAACTTCAAGGTCTATTCGTCGCCGAGCGGGGCCGCGGGAACGTGGACGCTGCAGAGCGGATATACGACGGCCGACACGCCGATCAACGGCAATCTGTGGACGAAGCGGGACTACAATTGGGCTTCGCTGCCCGCCGGCACCAACTATATCAAGATTGAATTTCCGACGGGCGGCACGTTGAACTGGAATCCGCAGCTGAGCCGCGTATCGGTGCGGTATACGCCGACGGCGGACACCGACCATCTGAACGACTGGAGCAAAGCAGCCACCCACAGCGCGGGACTCGCGTTCGATACGTCCAATGCCTCAGCGCTTGGCGATGCCAGCCGGGCGATGCGTACCGGCACGAGCGGAAGTCCGGCCGAATACATCACCTACCATCGCAGTCACGTGAACGAGCTGCAGGCCGTCGGCCTGTTCGCCACCGACCAGGAAGCGATTCGCGACTTCAGCTTCTATGCTTCGCGGGACGGCCAGGTCTGGCTTCCCGTACGAGCCGACTACGCCGACGCGCCCATCAATGGCGGCCTTTGGACGGAGCGAACGTACCGGCTGCCGCCCGAGCGAATCCCGTCCGGCACGAACTACGTCAAGGTCGAATATCCGGTCGGCGGTTCGCTGAGTTGGAATCCGCAGCTGAGCCAGGTCACGATTACGCAGTAG
- a CDS encoding NADH:flavin oxidoreductase has product MTVTVNDTATLGGLKLKNRLVMAPLQQYKGTLDAFPTDHHIAHYGRRARHVGLIILESTAVSSNGRLWPSDIGIYKAEHVQPLKKITDAIHAHETPVFVQLSHGGRKSSPEVTRSLIAPSALPFDDHYGTPEALTQAGIRGVIEDYRLAAARSVEAGFDGIEIHAAHGFLIHQFLSPLTNARSDEYGGDSEGRSRFLKEALLAIRQEVGRDYPVLIRISATDYCEGGLTPEEWVRLLKPLEAELDGIHVSSGGLLPIKPADVHPAYQLPHAAAIKQHFRIPVIAVGKLHTRSLANRALEDRLADLIAIGSPMLDDPDFAGRLLA; this is encoded by the coding sequence ATGACAGTGACCGTCAACGACACCGCGACCCTGGGCGGTTTGAAGCTCAAAAACCGGCTGGTCATGGCCCCGCTGCAGCAATATAAAGGCACGCTCGACGCGTTCCCGACGGATCATCATATCGCCCATTACGGCCGGAGAGCGCGACATGTAGGACTTATTATCTTAGAATCGACAGCCGTCTCTTCTAATGGCCGGCTATGGCCGAGCGATATCGGTATTTATAAGGCAGAGCACGTGCAGCCTTTGAAAAAGATAACGGATGCGATTCACGCGCACGAAACGCCCGTGTTCGTCCAATTGTCGCACGGCGGCCGGAAATCCTCTCCCGAGGTGACTCGGTCACTGATTGCGCCAAGCGCCTTGCCTTTCGACGATCATTACGGCACGCCCGAAGCGTTGACGCAGGCCGGCATTCGCGGCGTCATTGAAGATTATCGCCTCGCTGCCGCCAGAAGCGTCGAAGCCGGGTTTGACGGCATTGAGATCCATGCCGCGCACGGCTTTTTGATCCACCAATTTTTATCTCCGCTCACCAATGCAAGATCGGATGAGTATGGCGGCGATTCCGAGGGCAGATCGAGATTTCTGAAGGAGGCGCTCTTGGCGATCAGGCAGGAAGTGGGGAGGGACTATCCGGTCCTCATACGGATCTCCGCAACGGACTATTGCGAAGGCGGGCTTACGCCCGAGGAATGGGTGCGGCTGTTGAAGCCGCTCGAAGCCGAGCTGGACGGCATTCACGTCTCTAGCGGCGGACTGCTCCCGATCAAGCCGGCGGACGTGCATCCGGCGTATCAGCTGCCGCATGCCGCCGCGATCAAGCAGCATTTCCGGATTCCGGTGATTGCGGTCGGCAAGCTTCATACGCGAAGTCTCGCCAACCGCGCGCTGGAGGATCGACTGGCGGATCTGATCGCCATCGGCAGTCCGATGCTCGACGATCCGGATTTTGCCGGAAGGTTGTTGGCGTGA
- a CDS encoding S-layer homology domain-containing protein — protein sequence MLKRKFVSAVLVVAMALGAVGVPAPGVSSAETAGLQLTFDLGAQGQTISNKFYDLTVWDLNEHWTEEAESQPADFFAERYPFIDRVQLMTATGGCYEGYAGCSTNRDLFVDPADRSNLTDYKFDSLIEAAGNVVRQGLRPYIVTGNVPMKYSAHPAIGGFGVNVSPPDDYNVYYGYIKALAGALVAEFGIDEVKTWDWGVLTEFENRDWFTDGAVDPAGTRSAYFKLYDYTVAALQAAIGADNLTVGAHAMAVSPGIWSPLEFIDHVAKGINAKTGAIGTQIDFISGSFYDQRPGVPAPSSKTLADTINMLRLRAQENGLTNLKFGIDEGRILQGPDGKDLYSRVVGHSFQAPADARLFKQMHDWNADYFSMWGMNTEGIWGGVDSVSAHVANLAYRMVGDKRISAQVSGTPAGAGNEVDGIGGYDGADNKVRLMLYNYNANMNATSGEAPAVTIRNIAPLSGNTVTVKQWVVDDQHANFWPTWWADQASRGLNDASYNVWSKYSVEVPHALVGQADRDYWYDREDVYKNLASLTPTTTTATVSGGSLTLHPTLGHHGVVYYEIENAVSTASPTVVTDDLNDWSKTDTHSAGLVFDTGNAALLGDGSRVMRSSSSFRPEGGETLTYHYPGMIGLTMTGLFATNGERISDFKLYTSPDGATWSRQLGWSSRDSAINDGLWTKREYTLSAVPAGTNYVKIEYPPEQAFFYNPQLSKVELVYAACACDNGLSYVDELNDWSMADSHSDGLQFDTGNGSLLGDSSRVMRSTADPVNAHYVVYRFDEMASAQVTGLFASNDEAIRDFKFYTSKDGADWTAHTAFEHADTPITSLLWTSRTYSLTDIPAGDVYLKVEFPLGGNNFWNPQLGRVAVQTAPPAPVNVTASADGMAAVQLSWATSPGAGGYQVYRALGVAGPYVKITAAPVTATVYQDAGLDAGTTYYYKIAAVGSAGESTPSAPVSATTASTATVTHVDELNDWSVVYAHTDGVEFDTGNGGVLGDPSRLMRSQTREEPEQFVVYKFAGMSKAVINGFFASNQEQIYDFAFSTSPDGETWTAYEDAAVLDSPISSVLWTNRKYTLGDLPQGTVYLKVAYPENGTLFWNPQLSRVEIQVTEYGAPPVPTGVTVGQKGTSALDVSWTASAAATGYNVYRAADSAGPFEKINDASVADVVYGDTGLSAGTTYYYKVSALGAGGESGLSAAAAGTTASAEEPGGGDPSPSPSPSPSPSPSPSPSPSPSPSPSPSPSPSPSPSPSPSPSPSPDPTPSPGSGGQTSNGGGTSVTVGSGRLTAVTRADEKSAAVFKLSESDVRQAAGSAKDDAGTLTIDAKVDGAASPTEIRLEMPIRALLGESGSGGVKTLKIQAGAGVVTMALDKAPGLLGESSSGLLTLTLKLVDASTLPDGTREKLGGSPVYDFALTANGSAVTSWQPSGAIAVSLDYTLQQGARPEQVVVWYLPENGVPQAVSNARFDPATGQATFRPGHFSRFAVAYADVGFTDLRTAPWAETYIRALAAKEIVQGSGDGSFQPNRTVTRAEFVQMLMKGLGLIDGSAASTLSDVKEGAWYYAAAASAQTLGIVQGRSGGKFDAAAPITREEMAVLAYRAAQKAGALASSDIAASQTGSFADQTSISPFAVQAIAAMRQAGVIDGVSDGRFQPKSTATRAESAAIIQRLLFLPQ from the coding sequence ATGTTAAAACGAAAATTTGTAAGCGCTGTACTCGTTGTGGCGATGGCGCTTGGCGCGGTTGGGGTACCGGCGCCGGGCGTGTCGTCCGCGGAGACGGCAGGGCTGCAGCTCACGTTCGACCTGGGCGCGCAGGGCCAGACGATATCGAACAAGTTTTACGATCTGACGGTGTGGGATTTGAACGAGCATTGGACGGAGGAGGCGGAGAGTCAGCCGGCCGACTTTTTCGCGGAGCGGTATCCGTTCATCGACCGCGTCCAGCTGATGACGGCGACAGGCGGCTGCTATGAGGGCTATGCCGGCTGCAGTACGAACCGCGATCTGTTCGTCGATCCTGCGGACCGGTCGAATCTGACGGACTACAAGTTCGACTCGTTGATCGAAGCGGCGGGCAACGTCGTCCGGCAGGGGCTGCGTCCGTATATCGTCACGGGCAACGTGCCGATGAAGTACAGCGCCCATCCCGCGATCGGCGGATTCGGGGTGAACGTCAGCCCGCCGGACGACTATAACGTGTATTACGGCTACATCAAAGCGCTGGCGGGTGCGCTTGTCGCGGAATTCGGCATCGATGAGGTGAAAACGTGGGATTGGGGCGTGCTGACGGAGTTCGAGAACCGCGACTGGTTCACCGACGGCGCGGTCGATCCAGCGGGGACGCGCAGCGCCTATTTTAAACTGTACGACTACACGGTGGCCGCGCTGCAGGCTGCGATCGGAGCGGACAACCTGACCGTGGGCGCGCATGCGATGGCCGTATCGCCGGGCATCTGGAGTCCGCTGGAGTTCATCGATCACGTCGCCAAAGGCATCAACGCCAAGACGGGCGCGATCGGGACGCAGATCGATTTTATCAGCGGCTCGTTCTACGACCAGCGGCCGGGCGTGCCGGCGCCGTCCTCCAAGACGCTGGCGGATACGATCAACATGCTCCGCCTCCGCGCGCAGGAGAACGGACTGACGAACTTGAAGTTCGGCATCGACGAGGGGAGAATCCTGCAGGGGCCGGACGGCAAGGACTTGTATTCGCGCGTCGTAGGGCACAGCTTCCAGGCGCCCGCGGACGCCAGGCTGTTCAAGCAGATGCACGATTGGAACGCGGATTACTTTTCGATGTGGGGTATGAACACGGAAGGCATCTGGGGTGGGGTCGATTCCGTCAGCGCCCACGTCGCCAATCTGGCTTACCGGATGGTCGGCGATAAACGGATTAGCGCGCAAGTGTCCGGGACGCCGGCAGGCGCGGGCAACGAGGTCGACGGCATCGGCGGGTATGACGGCGCGGACAACAAGGTGCGTCTCATGCTCTATAACTACAATGCGAATATGAATGCAACCTCCGGCGAAGCGCCGGCGGTGACGATCCGTAATATCGCGCCGCTGTCGGGCAATACCGTCACCGTGAAGCAGTGGGTCGTTGACGATCAGCACGCCAACTTCTGGCCGACGTGGTGGGCGGACCAGGCGAGTCGGGGGCTAAACGACGCTTCCTATAATGTCTGGTCCAAGTATTCCGTCGAGGTGCCGCACGCGCTCGTCGGCCAGGCGGATCGGGATTATTGGTACGACAGAGAGGATGTTTATAAAAATCTGGCCTCGCTGACGCCCACGACGACGACGGCCACGGTCAGCGGCGGCTCGCTCACGCTGCATCCGACGCTCGGCCATCATGGCGTCGTGTATTACGAGATCGAGAATGCCGTAAGTACGGCCTCGCCGACCGTCGTTACGGACGATCTGAACGATTGGAGCAAGACCGACACGCATAGTGCGGGTCTCGTGTTCGACACGGGCAACGCCGCACTGCTCGGGGACGGCAGCCGGGTGATGCGCAGCAGCTCATCCTTCCGGCCGGAAGGCGGCGAGACGCTCACCTATCATTATCCCGGCATGATCGGCCTGACCATGACGGGGCTGTTCGCCACGAACGGCGAGCGCATCAGCGATTTTAAGCTGTACACGTCGCCGGATGGCGCGACATGGAGCCGGCAGCTCGGCTGGAGCAGCCGCGATTCCGCGATTAACGACGGGTTATGGACAAAACGCGAATATACGCTCAGCGCGGTACCGGCCGGTACGAATTACGTGAAAATCGAGTACCCGCCGGAGCAAGCCTTTTTCTATAATCCGCAGCTGTCCAAGGTGGAGCTTGTCTACGCGGCATGCGCCTGCGACAACGGGCTCTCGTATGTCGACGAGCTGAACGACTGGTCGATGGCGGACAGTCACAGCGATGGGCTTCAGTTCGATACGGGCAACGGTTCGCTGCTGGGCGACAGCAGCAGAGTCATGCGGTCGACGGCCGACCCGGTCAACGCCCATTACGTCGTTTACCGGTTCGACGAGATGGCGAGCGCTCAAGTGACCGGCCTGTTCGCCTCGAACGACGAAGCGATCCGCGACTTCAAGTTTTATACGTCGAAGGACGGAGCCGACTGGACGGCGCATACGGCATTCGAGCATGCGGATACGCCGATTACGAGCCTGCTCTGGACGAGCCGCACGTATTCGTTGACGGACATTCCGGCAGGGGACGTCTATCTAAAAGTCGAGTTCCCTCTGGGCGGGAACAACTTCTGGAATCCGCAGCTGGGCCGGGTGGCCGTGCAGACGGCTCCGCCCGCGCCGGTTAACGTAACTGCGAGCGCGGACGGCATGGCGGCCGTTCAGCTGAGCTGGGCGACGTCGCCGGGCGCCGGCGGTTATCAGGTGTACCGGGCTTTAGGCGTCGCAGGCCCCTATGTCAAGATCACCGCGGCTCCTGTGACCGCGACCGTGTATCAGGATGCCGGGCTTGACGCGGGCACGACTTATTATTACAAGATCGCAGCCGTCGGCAGCGCGGGAGAATCGACGCCTTCGGCGCCGGTAAGCGCGACGACCGCCAGCACGGCAACGGTGACGCACGTCGATGAGCTGAACGACTGGAGCGTCGTGTACGCGCATACCGACGGGGTGGAGTTCGATACGGGCAACGGCGGCGTGCTCGGCGACCCGAGCCGCCTTATGCGTTCTCAGACCCGGGAGGAGCCTGAGCAGTTCGTCGTCTACAAATTCGCGGGCATGTCCAAAGCCGTGATTAACGGATTTTTCGCCTCCAATCAGGAGCAGATTTACGATTTCGCGTTTTCGACTTCGCCTGATGGAGAGACCTGGACGGCTTATGAAGACGCGGCCGTGCTCGATTCGCCGATTTCGAGCGTGCTGTGGACCAATCGCAAGTATACGCTTGGGGATTTGCCGCAGGGCACCGTTTATTTAAAAGTTGCGTATCCGGAAAACGGCACCTTGTTCTGGAATCCGCAGCTCAGCAGAGTCGAAATTCAGGTGACCGAGTACGGGGCGCCGCCGGTGCCTACGGGAGTGACGGTCGGTCAGAAAGGTACATCGGCGCTTGACGTCAGTTGGACGGCATCCGCCGCAGCAACCGGGTACAACGTATACCGGGCCGCCGATTCGGCCGGTCCGTTCGAGAAGATCAATGACGCCTCGGTGGCGGATGTCGTCTATGGCGATACCGGCCTGTCGGCAGGCACGACTTACTACTACAAGGTGTCGGCGCTGGGCGCAGGCGGCGAATCCGGGCTGTCGGCCGCGGCAGCGGGCACGACGGCTTCGGCGGAGGAGCCGGGTGGCGGCGATCCGAGTCCGAGCCCGAGCCCGAGTCCGAGCCCAAGTCCGAGCCCAAGCCCAAGCCCAAGTCCAAGCCCAAGTCCAAGCCCAAGCCCAAGTCCGAGCCCAAGTCCAAGCCCAAGTCCAAGCCCAAGCCCGAGCCCCGATCCGACGCCGAGTCCGGGATCCGGCGGCCAGACGTCGAACGGGGGCGGTACCTCCGTGACTGTCGGCAGCGGCAGATTAACGGCGGTGACGCGAGCGGACGAGAAGAGCGCAGCCGTATTCAAATTGTCCGAGTCAGACGTTCGCCAGGCGGCCGGATCGGCCAAGGATGACGCAGGTACGCTGACCATCGACGCAAAGGTCGACGGGGCTGCCTCGCCGACCGAGATTCGCCTCGAGATGCCGATCCGGGCCTTGCTCGGCGAATCCGGCTCCGGCGGCGTCAAGACACTGAAGATTCAGGCGGGGGCAGGCGTCGTGACGATGGCCCTCGACAAGGCGCCGGGCTTGCTCGGCGAATCCTCATCCGGTCTGCTGACGCTGACTTTGAAGCTGGTGGATGCTTCGACGCTGCCGGATGGAACAAGAGAAAAGCTCGGCGGCAGTCCCGTCTACGACTTTGCGCTGACTGCGAACGGCAGCGCCGTCACCTCCTGGCAGCCGTCGGGGGCGATCGCCGTATCGCTGGATTACACCCTGCAGCAAGGTGCGCGGCCCGAGCAGGTCGTCGTCTGGTACTTGCCTGAAAATGGGGTTCCGCAGGCCGTGTCCAACGCCAGGTTCGATCCGGCGACAGGACAAGCGACGTTCCGGCCGGGGCACTTCAGCCGATTCGCCGTTGCATACGCGGATGTCGGCTTCACCGATCTGCGCACGGCGCCTTGGGCGGAGACATACATCCGCGCGCTGGCGGCGAAGGAGATCGTGCAAGGCAGCGGAGACGGCAGCTTCCAGCCGAATCGAACGGTCACGCGCGCAGAATTCGTGCAGATGCTGATGAAAGGGCTTGGCCTGATCGACGGCAGCGCCGCGAGCACGCTGAGCGACGTGAAGGAAGGCGCCTGGTATTACGCGGCGGCGGCCAGCGCCCAGACGCTGGGCATCGTGCAGGGACGCAGCGGCGGCAAGTTCGACGCGGCGGCACCGATCACGCGCGAGGAGATGGCCGTCCTTGCGTACCGGGCGGCGCAGAAGGCGGGGGCGCTTGCGTCTTCGGACATCGCCGCATCGCAGACCGGTTCGTTTGCCGATCAGACGTCGATCTCGCCCTTCGCCGTGCAGGCGATCGCCGCCATGCGGCAAGCCGGCGTCATCGACGGGGTGAGCGACGGACGCTTCCAGCCGAAGTCGACCGCAACCCGCGCCGAGTCCGCAGCGATCATTCAGAGACTGCTTTTCCTGCCGCAATAA